A DNA window from Setaria viridis chromosome 2, Setaria_viridis_v4.0, whole genome shotgun sequence contains the following coding sequences:
- the LOC117843859 gene encoding uncharacterized protein isoform X1, whose amino-acid sequence MSSSSSGHHPANGAKVLHTRDRKLQLDRNAASRACPSDRQYIEKLEMELMNCYQEIDYLQDQLNIRNVEANIMGEHIHSLELKLTELEKFPERVRVMDNELMRSDSQCWLLMEEVRCKEEELQKASSQIEKLESTVLDSQCEIESLKLDLTNLEQRLFDAESFAQHAAEHKARIDKLLGEHELQLHEAQNNIDQLVLENKQLKELLPIKAHKQSPSTSGDHLDKQLENGGHAEYESDNLILERMAKQNEESELLIEQLKEELREQKLKAKEDAEDLTQEMAELRYQITGMLDEEYKRRSCIEQAAIQHIQELETQVSKEKTKLSGALRRLQESHELAHKQAMEIKKLKDALERFNSAVNLGTVCKSCSCGFCAMLIELSNCSIEGPSGARSPKSNHINGKLQDQALIEWHPDEASDGDGR is encoded by the exons atgTCTAGTAGCTCCAGCGGCCACCATCCTGCTAATGGTGCAAAAGTTCTTCATACAAGAGATAGG AAACTGCAGCTCGACAGAAATGCAGCCTCTAGGGCCTGTCCTTCGGACAGGCAATATATTGAGAAATTGGAAATGGAGCTGATGAACTGCTATCAGGAAATTG ACTATTTGCAGGATCAGTTAAATATAAGGAATGTTGAAGCAAACATCATGGGAGAGCATATTCACAGCCTTGAACTGAAGCTGACTGAACTTGAAAAGTTCCCGGAAAGAGTGAGAGTTATGGACAATGAGCTGATGCGATCTGATTCTCAGTGCTGGCTCCTGATGGAAGAAGTCAGATGTAAAGAAGAGGAGTTGCAAAAGGCATCTTCACAGATAGAGAAGCTTGAAAGTACAGTTTTAGATTCACAATGCGAAATTGAGAGCTTGAAACTTGATTTAACTAATCTTGAGCAGAGACTATTTGATGCTGAGAGCTTTGCCCAACATGCTGCTGAGCACAAAGCTCGAATTGACAAACTATTGGGAGAGCATGAGCTCCAGCTGCATGAGGCACAAAACAATATCGATCAACTTGTTCTAGAGAATAAGCAATTGAAGGAGTTGTTGCCTATAAAAGCTCATAAACAATCCCCTTCTACATCCGGGGATCACCTTGACAAACAATTGGAGAATGGTGGTCATGCAGAATATGAAAGTGATAATTTAATTCTTGAAAGGATGGCAAAACAAAATGAAGAATCTGAACTTCTAATTGAGCAGCTCAAG GAAGAACTTCGAGAACAAAAGTTAAAGGCAAAAGAGGATGCAGAAGATCTCACCCAAGAAATGGCTGAACTAAGATACCAGATAACAGGCATGCTTGACGAAGAATACAAGCGTCGATCTTGCATTGAGCAGGCAGCTATTCAGCATATTCAGGAGCTGGAGACTCAG GTCTCCAAAGAGAAGACAAAATTGAGTGGGGCGCTTAGGCGATTGCAGGAATCACATGAACTAGCTCACAAACAAGCTATGGAGATTAAGAAGTTGAAGGATGCTTTAGAG AGGTTTAACTCCGCGGTGAACCTGGGGACAGTTTGCAAGTCTTGCTCTTGCGGGTTCTGTGCAATGTTGATAGAGTTGTCTAATTGCTCGATTGAAGGGCCATCGGGTGCCAGATCTCCGAAATCCAACCACATCAATGGGAAGTTACAGGACCAAGCGCTAATAGAGTGGCATCCTGATGAAGCTTCAGATGGTGACGGCAGGTAG
- the LOC117843859 gene encoding uncharacterized protein isoform X2 — protein sequence MSSSSSGHHPANGAKVLHTRDRKLQLDRNAASRACPSDRQYIEKLEMELMNCYQEIDYLQDQLNIRNVEANIMGEHIHSLELKLTELEKFPERVRVMDNELMRSDSQCWLLMEEVRCKEEELQKASSQIEKLESTVLDSQCEIESLKLDLTNLEQRLFDAESFAQHAAEHKARIDKLLGEHELQLHEAQNNIDQLVLENKQLKELLPIKAHKQSPSTSGDHLDKQLENGGHAEYESDNLILERMAKQNEESELLIEQLKEELREQKLKAKEDAEDLTQEMAELRYQITGMLDEEYKRRSCIEQAAIQHIQELETQVSKEKTKLSGALRRLQESHELAHKQAMEIKKLKDALEVCACRGLTPR from the exons atgTCTAGTAGCTCCAGCGGCCACCATCCTGCTAATGGTGCAAAAGTTCTTCATACAAGAGATAGG AAACTGCAGCTCGACAGAAATGCAGCCTCTAGGGCCTGTCCTTCGGACAGGCAATATATTGAGAAATTGGAAATGGAGCTGATGAACTGCTATCAGGAAATTG ACTATTTGCAGGATCAGTTAAATATAAGGAATGTTGAAGCAAACATCATGGGAGAGCATATTCACAGCCTTGAACTGAAGCTGACTGAACTTGAAAAGTTCCCGGAAAGAGTGAGAGTTATGGACAATGAGCTGATGCGATCTGATTCTCAGTGCTGGCTCCTGATGGAAGAAGTCAGATGTAAAGAAGAGGAGTTGCAAAAGGCATCTTCACAGATAGAGAAGCTTGAAAGTACAGTTTTAGATTCACAATGCGAAATTGAGAGCTTGAAACTTGATTTAACTAATCTTGAGCAGAGACTATTTGATGCTGAGAGCTTTGCCCAACATGCTGCTGAGCACAAAGCTCGAATTGACAAACTATTGGGAGAGCATGAGCTCCAGCTGCATGAGGCACAAAACAATATCGATCAACTTGTTCTAGAGAATAAGCAATTGAAGGAGTTGTTGCCTATAAAAGCTCATAAACAATCCCCTTCTACATCCGGGGATCACCTTGACAAACAATTGGAGAATGGTGGTCATGCAGAATATGAAAGTGATAATTTAATTCTTGAAAGGATGGCAAAACAAAATGAAGAATCTGAACTTCTAATTGAGCAGCTCAAG GAAGAACTTCGAGAACAAAAGTTAAAGGCAAAAGAGGATGCAGAAGATCTCACCCAAGAAATGGCTGAACTAAGATACCAGATAACAGGCATGCTTGACGAAGAATACAAGCGTCGATCTTGCATTGAGCAGGCAGCTATTCAGCATATTCAGGAGCTGGAGACTCAG GTCTCCAAAGAGAAGACAAAATTGAGTGGGGCGCTTAGGCGATTGCAGGAATCACATGAACTAGCTCACAAACAAGCTATGGAGATTAAGAAGTTGAAGGATGCTTTAGAGGTATGTGCTTGCAG AGGTTTAACTCCGCGGTGA
- the LOC117843861 gene encoding small ribosomal subunit protein eS1, translating into MAVGKNKRISKSKKGGKKKTVDPFAKKDWYDIKAPSVFSVRNVGKTLVSRTQGTKIASEGLKHRVFEVSLADLQSDEDQAYRKIRLRAEDVQGKNVLTNFWGMDFTTDKLRSLVKKWQTLIEAHVDVKTTDNYMLRLFCIGFTKRRPNQVKRTCYAQASQIRQIRRKMVEIMTNQASTCDLKELVSKFIPEVIGKEVEKATSSIFPLQNVFIRKVKILKAPKFDLGKLMEVHGDYKEDVGTKVERPAEADEAMGGQEVAAAE; encoded by the exons ATGGCTGTCGGTAAGAACAAGCGCATCTCCAAGAGCAAGAAGGGCGGCAAGAAGAAGAC CGTCGATCCTTTCGCCAAGAAGGACTGGTATGACATCAAGGCCCCGTCGGTGTTCAGCGTGCGGAATGTCGGCAAGACTTTGGTGTCCAGGACccagggtaccaag ATTGCCTCTGAAGGACTAAAGCACAGAGTCTTTGAGGTCTCCTTGGCTGATCTCCAGAGCGATGAGGATCAGGCGTACAGGAAGATTAGACTTCGTGCAGAAGATGTGCAAGGAAAGAACGTGCTCACAAACTTTTGG GGCATGGATTTTACCACTGACAAGCTGAGGTCACTGGTGAAGAAGTGGCAGACCCTCATTGAGGCTCATGTTGATGTCAAGACAACGGACAACTACATGCTCAGGCTTTTCTGCATTGGTTTCACCAAAAGACGCCCCAATCAAGTAAAGCGCACTTGCTATGCGCAGGCGAGCCAGATCCGTCAG ATCCGGCGTAAGATGGTGGAGATCATGACAAACCAAGCCTCAACATGTGACCTGAAAGAGCTTGTATCCAAGTTCATCCCTGAAGTCATTGGCAAGGAGGTCGAGAAGGCTACATCAAGCATCTTCCCCCTCCAGAACGTCTTTATCCGGAAGGTGAAGATCCTGAAAGCGCCAAAGTTCGACCTGGGAAAGCTCATGGAA GTACATGGCGACTATAAGGAAGATGTTGGTACTAAGGTGGAGAGGCCCGCCGAAGCTGATGAAGCCATGGGAGGACAAGAGGTTGCTGCTGCAGAGTGA